Proteins from one Deltaproteobacteria bacterium genomic window:
- the hslV gene encoding ATP-dependent protease subunit HslV produces the protein MQEIHGTTILAVRHKGRVALAGDGQVTMNNTVVKHKAKKVRKIYNDSIMVGFAGATADALNLSERLEAKLERYNGNLTRAAVELARDWRTDKYLRRLEALMIAIDAQNMFLISGNGDVIEPDEGIIGIGSGGVAAQAAATALMRHADLSAARIVASAMEIAASLCVYTNATVTIEEL, from the coding sequence ATGCAGGAAATTCATGGCACGACTATCCTGGCCGTCCGTCACAAGGGGCGTGTGGCCCTGGCCGGTGACGGGCAGGTCACCATGAACAACACCGTGGTCAAGCACAAGGCCAAAAAGGTCCGGAAGATATACAACGACAGCATCATGGTCGGGTTCGCCGGGGCCACCGCCGATGCCCTCAACCTGTCGGAGCGCCTCGAGGCCAAGCTGGAGCGGTACAATGGAAACCTGACCCGCGCCGCGGTGGAGCTTGCCAGGGACTGGCGTACGGACAAATATCTCCGCCGCCTGGAAGCATTGATGATTGCCATCGATGCGCAGAACATGTTTCTCATTTCGGGGAACGGGGACGTCATCGAACCGGACGAAGGCATCATCGGCATCGGTTCGGGAGGGGTCGCCGCCCAGGCCGCGGCAACAGCCCTGATGCGGCATGCCGACCTGAGTGCGGCCCGAATCGTGGCGTCGGCCATGGAGATTGCGGCCTCGCTCTGTGTTTACACCAATGCTACGGTAACCATCGAGGAATTATAA